From Domibacillus sp. DTU_2020_1001157_1_SI_ALB_TIR_016, a single genomic window includes:
- a CDS encoding beta-glucoside-specific PTS transporter subunit IIABC, translating into MSGKVRDYSQLAKDILEAVGGEENVIGATRCATRLRLVLKRSNPKAKDKVASMPGVITVVENGGQFQVVIGQHVGEVYEKFAGLVNLQSTDVQNENKGTVVNRIIATMSAVFAPFIYILAAAGILQGALIIINLLFPGFAETGTYQVFSFISWAPFTFLPIFIAITAANHFKTNLYIAVACCAALVSPTWAEIAAQITEGNSMNFLGLALSPTTYTSSVLPPLFLVWILSYLERFLNKNMNEVVRPLLVPLLSLVIMVPLTILLIGPVTTAGATGIANGYNFLAENAPAVAGAIIGGFWQVIVIFGVHWGITPMVLANYDLYGRDSFQAYQTIAVIAQVGAVLGVILKAKSQETRKVSVSAGVTGLFGITEPAIYGVTLRFKKPFIFGCISGAIGAVAASFFNPYYFAYAGLPGPLTIVNGINPEYPMSIWGILLGAAIAIVLPIVLIQIFGFGEDTAKKADDTPAAEEGQSSSLTNNEEAVYAPFNGKVIPLSEVPDEVFSSGAMGQGLAIEPTDNKLHAPFDGTVVMVAPTKHAIGLRSESGVELLVHIGLDTVNLNGEPFALKVADGDKFKKGDTLIEFDKDFIHSKGLTTITPIIITNSGAYQEVIVENIQTSTLSDRLLTVVK; encoded by the coding sequence ATGTCCGGAAAAGTGAGAGATTATTCTCAGCTTGCAAAAGATATTTTAGAAGCAGTTGGCGGAGAAGAAAATGTCATTGGAGCGACACGCTGTGCGACACGGCTAAGACTGGTGCTGAAGCGGTCCAATCCAAAAGCAAAAGATAAAGTAGCATCCATGCCAGGCGTGATCACCGTAGTAGAAAACGGCGGCCAGTTTCAAGTCGTGATTGGCCAGCACGTAGGGGAAGTGTACGAGAAGTTTGCTGGATTAGTAAACCTGCAATCAACCGATGTACAAAATGAAAACAAAGGCACGGTTGTAAACCGTATTATTGCAACGATGTCAGCGGTATTTGCGCCATTTATCTACATTTTGGCTGCAGCGGGTATTTTGCAGGGTGCGCTCATCATCATTAATTTATTGTTTCCCGGCTTTGCTGAAACAGGGACTTATCAAGTATTTAGTTTTATTTCATGGGCACCGTTTACGTTCCTGCCGATTTTTATCGCGATTACAGCAGCGAATCATTTTAAAACCAATTTGTATATCGCAGTTGCCTGCTGTGCGGCACTAGTCAGTCCAACCTGGGCAGAAATCGCAGCTCAAATTACAGAAGGAAACAGCATGAATTTCTTAGGGCTTGCGCTGTCTCCAACGACGTATACATCGTCTGTATTGCCGCCGCTCTTTTTAGTATGGATTTTGTCTTACCTTGAAAGATTTTTAAACAAGAACATGAACGAAGTTGTTAGACCATTGCTTGTTCCATTATTATCCTTGGTCATTATGGTTCCGCTCACAATTCTATTGATCGGCCCTGTTACAACAGCGGGTGCGACTGGAATTGCAAACGGATACAACTTCTTAGCTGAAAATGCACCGGCTGTAGCGGGAGCCATCATCGGCGGATTCTGGCAAGTGATCGTAATCTTCGGCGTTCACTGGGGCATTACGCCAATGGTACTGGCAAACTATGATTTATACGGCCGCGATTCGTTCCAGGCGTATCAAACGATCGCCGTTATTGCACAAGTCGGTGCAGTACTCGGTGTGATCTTAAAAGCAAAAAGCCAGGAAACACGCAAAGTCAGTGTGTCAGCTGGTGTAACCGGACTGTTTGGTATTACAGAGCCAGCCATTTACGGGGTAACATTACGATTTAAAAAGCCATTTATTTTCGGATGCATTTCCGGTGCAATCGGTGCGGTTGCCGCAAGTTTCTTTAATCCATATTACTTTGCTTACGCAGGACTTCCAGGACCGCTTACGATTGTAAACGGAATCAATCCAGAGTACCCAATGTCTATCTGGGGGATTTTACTCGGTGCTGCGATTGCGATCGTACTTCCTATTGTGTTAATCCAGATCTTTGGTTTCGGTGAAGATACAGCCAAAAAAGCAGACGATACACCTGCTGCAGAGGAAGGGCAATCAAGCAGCCTTACAAACAATGAAGAAGCAGTATACGCTCCATTTAACGGCAAAGTGATCCCGCTTTCTGAAGTGCCGGATGAAGTATTCAGCTCAGGTGCTATGGGGCAGGGGCTGGCGATTGAACCGACAGACAACAAGCTGCATGCTCCATTTGACGGAACGGTTGTGATGGTGGCACCAACCAAGCATGCAATCGGTCTTCGTTCAGAATCAGGAGTTGAATTGCTTGTCCACATTGGTCTTGATACAGTTAACTTAAATGGTGAGCCGTTTGCGCTGAAGGTAGCTGATGGTGACAAATTCAAAAAAGGTGATACCCTGATCGAATTTGATAAAGACTTCATTCACAGCAAAGGGCTGACAACAATCACACCGATCATTATTACAAATTCAGGTGCTTATCAAGAAGTGATCGTTGAAAATATCCAAACAAGTACATTAAGTGACAGACTGCTTACAGTTGTAAAATAG
- a CDS encoding ROK family protein translates to MYLSIDIGGTFIKYALMTRAGAIIHKNKKPTPKTNLTNFLHALFSIIEEQGDRNEIKGIAISCPGIVDVETGIIYHGGSFPFLHEVNIMEMIQKKYQKNVSIENDAKCAAMAEMWLGSVKGINDAVVLVLGSGVGGGIILGGKVRRGITMSAGEVSYIIRDIHPDTKQASLFGNYCSAVEMVRQIAGAKQLENLTDGEAVFEFINNQDEEATAIFDKYCLQLAAQILNLQYIIDPERFAIGGGISAQPVLLERINWAIQELKQHNPILHMANPQVVTCHFQNDANLYGALYHFLVTMKKR, encoded by the coding sequence ATGTATTTATCAATTGACATCGGTGGCACGTTTATTAAATATGCCCTTATGACCAGAGCAGGAGCTATTATTCATAAAAACAAAAAGCCAACACCGAAAACCAATTTAACGAATTTCCTTCATGCTCTGTTTTCTATTATTGAAGAACAAGGCGACAGAAACGAGATAAAAGGAATTGCCATTAGCTGTCCGGGCATTGTAGATGTTGAAACAGGGATTATTTATCACGGTGGGTCTTTCCCTTTTTTACATGAAGTAAATATAATGGAAATGATTCAAAAGAAATACCAAAAAAATGTTTCCATTGAAAATGATGCAAAATGCGCTGCGATGGCAGAAATGTGGCTTGGAAGCGTCAAAGGAATCAACGATGCTGTGGTGCTGGTGCTTGGCAGCGGCGTGGGTGGTGGTATTATTCTAGGAGGGAAAGTCCGCAGGGGGATCACCATGTCTGCCGGCGAAGTCAGCTATATTATTAGGGATATCCACCCTGACACAAAGCAAGCGAGTCTTTTCGGGAATTATTGCTCTGCGGTAGAAATGGTACGCCAAATTGCAGGTGCGAAGCAGCTTGAGAACCTGACTGATGGTGAAGCGGTGTTTGAGTTCATTAACAATCAAGATGAAGAAGCAACCGCAATCTTTGATAAATATTGCCTTCAGCTGGCGGCGCAAATTTTAAATTTACAGTATATCATTGATCCAGAACGGTTTGCCATTGGCGGAGGCATTAGTGCCCAGCCGGTTTTACTTGAGCGTATTAACTGGGCAATCCAAGAATTAAAACAGCACAATCCAATTTTGCATATGGCAAATCCACAAGTGGTCACTTGCCATTTTCAAAACGATGCCAATCTGTACGGCGCCCTGTATCATTTTTTGGTAACAATGAAAAAGCGGTAG
- a CDS encoding acyl-CoA dehydrogenase produces the protein MDFDLTKEQAMIRKLIRDFAKAEVAPGADERDRTGEFPKKIFEQLAELGMMGLPFPEQYGGAEADTISFAIVVEELSRVCGSTGITYSAHISLGGAPIHLFGTHEQKEQYLTPLCTGKYLGAFGLTEPNAGSDAGGTQTTATLDGDQWMLSGSKCFITNASYAQNLAITAVTDRTKGTNGISAFIVPTDTTGFTVINNYEKMGLHASNTTELVLENVSVPKENILGVEGNGFKQFLATLDGGRIGIGAMAVGIAQGAYEKSLQYAKERKQFGKSLSAFQAIQFKLADMAMNIELARNMVYKAAWLKDQGRSFKKEAAMAKLYASEICMRVCDQAVQIHGGYGYMKEYQVERFFRDAKLLEIGEGTSEIQRMVIAREVGC, from the coding sequence ATGGATTTTGATTTAACGAAAGAACAAGCTATGATACGTAAGTTGATTCGTGATTTTGCAAAAGCTGAAGTAGCTCCCGGAGCAGATGAGAGGGACCGTACCGGTGAATTTCCAAAGAAGATATTCGAGCAATTAGCGGAACTGGGTATGATGGGTCTTCCTTTTCCTGAACAATATGGGGGCGCTGAGGCAGATACAATCAGCTTTGCCATTGTTGTAGAAGAGTTAAGCCGTGTGTGTGGATCTACAGGTATCACCTACTCTGCACATATTTCTTTAGGGGGAGCACCTATTCATTTATTTGGTACGCATGAGCAAAAGGAGCAATATTTAACTCCACTGTGTACAGGGAAATACCTAGGGGCTTTTGGCTTGACTGAACCAAATGCTGGTTCTGACGCAGGAGGCACACAAACGACTGCAACGCTTGATGGGGATCAATGGATGCTTTCTGGTTCTAAATGTTTTATAACCAATGCAAGCTATGCCCAAAACCTCGCAATCACTGCTGTTACGGACCGAACAAAAGGAACGAATGGAATTAGTGCGTTTATTGTGCCTACTGATACAACTGGCTTTACTGTCATTAACAATTATGAAAAGATGGGTCTTCACGCTTCAAATACAACAGAGTTAGTTTTAGAAAATGTAAGCGTTCCCAAAGAAAATATCCTTGGTGTAGAAGGAAATGGTTTTAAACAATTTTTGGCCACTCTTGATGGCGGGAGAATTGGCATTGGAGCGATGGCTGTTGGAATTGCTCAGGGGGCTTATGAAAAGTCACTTCAATATGCGAAAGAAAGAAAACAATTTGGCAAAAGCTTATCCGCATTCCAAGCTATTCAATTTAAGCTTGCTGATATGGCTATGAATATTGAATTAGCACGCAACATGGTTTACAAAGCGGCGTGGCTGAAAGATCAAGGAAGATCATTTAAAAAGGAAGCGGCCATGGCTAAATTATATGCTTCGGAAATATGCATGAGAGTTTGTGATCAAGCCGTACAGATCCATGGCGGATACGGCTATATGAAAGAGTATCAAGTTGAGCGGTTCTTCCGTGACGCCAAACTTTTAGAGATTGGGGAAGGAACCTCTGAAATACAACGAATGGTTATAGCACGTGAAGTGGGTTGTTAA
- a CDS encoding acetyl-CoA carboxylase biotin carboxylase subunit, with the protein MFKKVLIANRGEIAARVMRTCKSLGVATVGVYSEADMEAPHVKMADEAYLLGGPKVAESYLNIDKILEIARFSKAEAIHPGYGLLSENTKFARRCEEEGLVFIGPSPEVISRMGSKIESRKVMEEAGIPIVPGIAYPLADAEEAVRVADRIGYPIMLKASAGGGGIGMQIVRNADEIHKAFAGNQKRATDFFGDGAMYIEKYIENPRHIEIQILADGFGDTVYLWERECSIQRRNQKVVEEAPSSFLDDITRSKMGEAAVKAAQSIKYQNAGTIEFLVDENKNFYFLEMNTRLQVEHPVTEEITGLDLVAEQLRIAAGDSLGFAQDDVKCEGHAIEVRIYAEDPKTFFPSPGTITKLSLPEGPGVRHELAVHGQSVVTPFYDPMIAKLVVRGKNRDEAIDCLQEALAHYQVEGIKTNISMLQKVAAHPAFRAGDTTTSFVTKYL; encoded by the coding sequence ATGTTTAAAAAGGTTTTGATTGCTAATCGAGGAGAAATCGCAGCTCGGGTTATGCGAACATGTAAGTCGTTAGGTGTTGCTACGGTTGGGGTTTACTCGGAAGCCGATATGGAGGCACCACATGTGAAAATGGCAGATGAGGCTTACTTGCTTGGAGGACCAAAGGTAGCAGAAAGCTATTTAAACATCGATAAAATTTTAGAAATTGCCCGATTTTCTAAAGCAGAGGCTATTCATCCCGGATATGGTCTTCTCTCAGAAAATACGAAATTTGCCCGCCGTTGTGAGGAAGAGGGGCTGGTATTTATCGGTCCTTCCCCTGAAGTAATTTCTCGGATGGGCAGCAAAATTGAATCGAGGAAGGTAATGGAAGAAGCGGGTATCCCAATTGTTCCGGGAATAGCCTATCCGTTAGCAGATGCGGAAGAAGCAGTGCGGGTAGCCGATCGTATCGGGTACCCGATAATGCTCAAAGCCTCAGCCGGTGGAGGCGGTATTGGAATGCAAATTGTTCGCAATGCAGACGAGATTCACAAAGCATTTGCTGGAAACCAAAAACGAGCAACAGATTTTTTTGGTGATGGTGCAATGTATATAGAGAAATATATAGAAAATCCAAGGCATATTGAGATTCAAATCCTGGCTGATGGATTTGGGGATACCGTTTACTTATGGGAACGTGAATGTTCGATACAGCGCCGCAATCAGAAAGTAGTCGAGGAAGCACCATCATCGTTTCTAGATGACATTACTCGCAGCAAAATGGGAGAAGCAGCAGTAAAAGCGGCCCAATCAATCAAGTACCAGAATGCTGGGACGATTGAGTTTTTAGTTGATGAAAACAAGAACTTCTACTTTCTTGAAATGAATACCCGTCTGCAAGTGGAGCATCCGGTCACAGAAGAAATTACTGGATTGGATTTGGTTGCTGAGCAGCTTCGGATTGCAGCGGGAGATTCACTAGGTTTTGCACAGGATGATGTTAAATGTGAGGGACATGCGATTGAGGTAAGAATCTATGCAGAGGATCCTAAAACGTTTTTTCCATCTCCAGGAACCATTACGAAATTATCCTTACCTGAAGGTCCGGGAGTTCGGCATGAATTAGCTGTACATGGTCAATCGGTCGTTACGCCTTTTTATGACCCGATGATTGCAAAGCTTGTGGTAAGAGGCAAAAATCGCGACGAGGCGATTGACTGTTTGCAAGAAGCGCTAGCCCATTATCAAGTTGAGGGGATTAAAACAAATATTTCAATGTTACAAAAAGTTGCCGCGCACCCGGCATTCCGTGCAGGAGATACGACAACCAGCTTTGTGACAAAGTATTTATAA
- a CDS encoding acetyl-CoA carboxylase biotin carboxyl carrier protein subunit, producing the protein MNVNQLLANMAGTVWKILVKNGDQVEEGQDVVILESMKMEIPIGAEFDGTVKEIKVNEGDFVNEGDVLVEFE; encoded by the coding sequence ATAAACGTGAATCAATTGTTAGCAAACATGGCAGGGACCGTATGGAAGATTCTTGTGAAAAATGGGGATCAGGTAGAAGAAGGGCAGGATGTGGTTATCTTAGAATCAATGAAGATGGAGATTCCAATTGGAGCCGAATTTGATGGGACTGTCAAAGAAATAAAAGTCAATGAAGGAGATTTTGTTAATGAAGGAGACGTGTTAGTTGAATTTGAATAA
- a CDS encoding hydroxymethylglutaryl-CoA lyase produces MNWPASVMIKEVGPRDGLQNEKVFVSTEDKIAWINQLSSTGLKYIEITSFVHPKWIPALSDAAEVAKGITRMPGVVYTALVPNRKGLERALESNIDEAAVFMSASETHNQKNINKSIEDTFPILREVVQQSLSAGKSTRGYISTVFGCPYEGIVHIEKVIRVSETLFEMGIGELSLGDTIGIANPKQVQEVLEVLLKRFPSDKFALHFHDTRGTALANILVSLDMGIASFDASLGGLGGCPYAPGASGNVSTDDLLYMLNGMGIHTGVDQEKLLSASRFIQDKIGRPLPSRSLQARGINK; encoded by the coding sequence ATGAATTGGCCAGCAAGTGTAATGATAAAAGAGGTAGGGCCGCGGGATGGGTTACAAAATGAGAAGGTTTTTGTTTCGACGGAGGATAAAATTGCTTGGATCAATCAATTGTCTTCCACTGGATTGAAATATATTGAGATTACTTCCTTTGTTCATCCAAAGTGGATCCCTGCCCTGTCTGATGCTGCGGAGGTGGCAAAAGGTATTACGCGAATGCCGGGTGTAGTTTATACAGCTCTTGTTCCGAATCGTAAAGGGCTGGAACGGGCGCTGGAATCCAACATTGATGAGGCAGCTGTATTTATGTCAGCCAGTGAAACACATAATCAAAAAAATATTAACAAATCCATTGAGGATACATTTCCTATTTTAAGAGAAGTGGTACAACAATCACTCTCAGCAGGAAAGTCTACTCGAGGATATATTTCCACAGTATTTGGATGCCCTTATGAGGGCATCGTTCATATAGAGAAGGTCATTAGGGTTTCAGAAACGTTGTTTGAGATGGGAATTGGAGAGTTGTCACTTGGTGATACCATCGGTATAGCAAATCCGAAGCAAGTACAAGAAGTGTTAGAGGTCTTGTTAAAGCGTTTTCCTTCAGATAAATTTGCTCTACACTTTCATGACACTCGTGGTACAGCTTTAGCTAACATCCTAGTATCGTTAGATATGGGAATAGCCTCATTCGATGCCTCCCTTGGTGGACTGGGAGGATGTCCATACGCACCTGGGGCATCTGGCAATGTATCTACAGATGATTTGCTTTATATGCTGAACGGTATGGGGATTCACACAGGAGTGGATCAGGAAAAACTACTTTCTGCCTCGCGTTTTATTCAGGATAAGATAGGAAGGCCTTTACCTAGCCGAAGTCTGCAAGCCCGCGGTATAAATAAATAG
- a CDS encoding enoyl-CoA hydratase produces MDKAVLVSTVANGITLITLNRPKAANALSIQMLSELREAIAACKFDSSVRCVLITGAGEKIFCAGADLKERAGMDLSQVRKTVSLIRESINELEALPQPVIAVLNGVALGGGMELALACDIRIASETAKFGLTETSLGIIPGAGGTQRLPRLVGKGRAKELIFTARRVDAREAREIGLIEYVTPVDSLLDKALSIANQIVLNAPIAIAQAKFSIDKGMNVDLSTGLSIEQNAYELTIPTKDRLEGIQAFKEKRPPVFIGK; encoded by the coding sequence ATGGATAAAGCTGTATTGGTTTCAACAGTAGCAAATGGAATTACCCTCATTACTTTAAACCGTCCAAAAGCTGCTAACGCCTTATCGATACAAATGTTGAGCGAACTTCGAGAAGCAATTGCTGCATGTAAATTTGATTCATCAGTGCGCTGTGTACTAATCACTGGAGCCGGGGAGAAGATCTTTTGCGCAGGAGCAGATTTAAAAGAACGGGCCGGAATGGATCTCAGTCAGGTACGTAAAACTGTTTCTCTAATTCGTGAAAGCATTAATGAGTTAGAAGCTTTGCCACAACCAGTCATCGCAGTCCTGAACGGAGTCGCTTTGGGAGGCGGAATGGAATTGGCACTGGCTTGTGACATCCGGATTGCTTCAGAAACAGCCAAGTTCGGCCTTACAGAGACCTCGCTTGGAATTATTCCGGGTGCAGGCGGAACACAACGTTTGCCGCGATTGGTTGGAAAAGGGCGAGCCAAAGAGCTCATTTTCACTGCTAGACGGGTTGATGCCAGAGAAGCACGAGAGATTGGGTTAATCGAGTATGTAACACCGGTAGACTCACTTCTGGATAAAGCATTAAGTATAGCCAATCAAATCGTGCTGAATGCTCCCATTGCTATTGCTCAGGCGAAGTTCTCCATAGATAAGGGAATGAACGTGGATTTGAGTACCGGGCTTTCGATTGAACAAAATGCTTATGAATTAACCATTCCTACAAAAGATCGGTTAGAAGGCATACAAGCTTTCAAAGAAAAAAGACCTCCTGTATTTATTGGAAAATAA
- a CDS encoding acyl-CoA carboxylase subunit beta: protein MQQTLQERMEQIQKGGALKYHQKNQERGKLFVRDRLKLLFDQGLEVEDALFANCLAKDLPADGVVTAMGKINGQIVCVMANDSTIKAGSWGARTVEKMIRIQETAEKLNVPLVYLVDSAGARITDQVEMFPGRRGAGRIFYNQVKLSGKIPQICILFGPSAAGGAYIPAFCDIVIMVDGNASMYLGSPRMAEMVIGEKVTLEEMGGARMHCSVSGCGDVLAKTEEEAIAMARDYLSYFPANFSEKPPVQEALAPKHFEKTLEELIPSNQNTPFNMYDLINGVIDEGSFFEIKKLFASELITGLARMDGKPVGIIANQPRVKGGVLFHDTADKAAKFITLCDAFHIPLLFLVDVPGFMIGTKVERAGIIRHGAKMISAMSEATVPKISVIVRKAYGAGLYAMCGPAFEPDCCLALPTAQIAVMGPEAAVNAVYANKIAELPENERTSFIEQKREEYKQDIDIYRLASEMVIDGVVPANSLREELVTRFEAYSSKYVIFSERKHPVYPV from the coding sequence ATGCAGCAAACATTACAGGAAAGAATGGAACAGATTCAAAAAGGTGGAGCACTTAAATACCATCAGAAAAATCAGGAACGGGGCAAGCTGTTTGTTCGTGACCGCTTAAAGCTATTGTTTGATCAGGGGCTGGAGGTGGAGGATGCCTTATTTGCAAACTGCTTAGCAAAAGATCTGCCTGCTGATGGTGTAGTGACAGCGATGGGGAAGATCAATGGACAGATTGTCTGTGTGATGGCTAATGATTCGACTATAAAAGCGGGCTCTTGGGGAGCGCGGACCGTAGAAAAAATGATAAGGATTCAAGAAACGGCTGAAAAATTGAATGTACCGCTCGTCTATCTTGTAGATTCTGCAGGGGCGCGTATTACGGATCAAGTAGAGATGTTTCCTGGGCGCCGCGGAGCTGGCCGAATTTTTTATAATCAAGTTAAACTTTCAGGTAAAATACCGCAAATCTGCATTTTGTTTGGTCCGTCAGCTGCAGGTGGAGCTTACATCCCTGCATTTTGTGACATTGTTATCATGGTGGACGGAAATGCCTCAATGTATCTCGGATCCCCGAGGATGGCAGAAATGGTTATTGGAGAAAAAGTCACGTTAGAAGAGATGGGCGGTGCCCGCATGCATTGTTCAGTTTCAGGATGCGGAGATGTGCTAGCTAAAACTGAAGAAGAAGCTATTGCGATGGCTCGGGATTATCTCTCTTATTTTCCTGCTAATTTTTCTGAAAAACCGCCTGTTCAGGAAGCTTTAGCACCTAAGCATTTCGAGAAAACGTTAGAAGAGCTCATCCCATCCAACCAGAACACTCCATTTAACATGTACGATCTTATCAATGGAGTAATTGACGAAGGGTCATTCTTCGAGATCAAGAAGCTCTTTGCCAGTGAACTTATTACAGGTTTAGCCCGAATGGATGGAAAGCCGGTCGGCATCATAGCCAATCAGCCGCGAGTTAAGGGCGGAGTATTATTTCATGATACAGCGGATAAGGCAGCTAAATTTATCACCCTTTGTGATGCATTTCATATTCCACTTCTGTTTCTCGTTGATGTACCTGGCTTTATGATCGGTACCAAGGTAGAACGTGCAGGTATCATTCGCCATGGTGCAAAAATGATTTCGGCCATGTCAGAAGCGACTGTACCTAAAATATCAGTTATCGTCCGTAAAGCATACGGAGCAGGACTCTATGCCATGTGCGGACCTGCGTTTGAACCAGATTGTTGTCTTGCTCTGCCTACAGCTCAAATTGCGGTTATGGGACCAGAGGCTGCGGTAAATGCCGTATATGCCAATAAAATTGCCGAGTTACCGGAAAATGAACGGACCTCTTTTATTGAACAGAAACGGGAGGAATATAAGCAGGATATTGATATTTATAGACTAGCCTCTGAAATGGTTATCGATGGGGTTGTTCCGGCTAATTCGTTACGCGAAGAGTTAGTAACTCGGTTTGAAGCATATTCATCGAAGTATGTTATCTTTTCTGAACGAAAGCATCCGGTGTATCCGGTTTGA
- a CDS encoding HPr family phosphocarrier protein, whose amino-acid sequence MVEINKTAQQFQSSIVIKTDHKSIDAKSILGLTYSILSSETFVLEIHGPDEEQAKKEMIQVFHRYNVHADINE is encoded by the coding sequence GTGGTCGAAATTAATAAAACCGCCCAGCAATTTCAGTCAAGTATTGTCATCAAAACAGACCATAAAAGCATTGATGCTAAAAGTATTTTAGGACTGACTTATTCCATCTTGAGCTCTGAAACGTTTGTTCTTGAAATCCACGGACCTGATGAGGAACAAGCGAAGAAAGAAATGATCCAAGTGTTTCATCGTTATAACGTTCATGCAGATATAAATGAATAA
- a CDS encoding class I SAM-dependent methyltransferase, translating to MDNKKNVMNQFGLNAANYVTSKMHAQGKDLDLMLQIAEGRNNSSLLDIATGGGHVANKLAPLFNDVTALDLTPEMLENAKNFIQSNGHNNVSFVQGDAENLPFPEKNFDTVTCRIAPHHFSNIDRFISESFRVLTDDGLFVLVDNVSPELNKYDQFYNYIEKKRDPSHYRAYKKTEWISWLEQKGFSIEMFTTFKKRFVFNEWCRTMNLSDKDKEELNSFIVASSKDILEFFSIEIEKDQVRSFQGQAILLAAVK from the coding sequence GTGGACAATAAAAAAAACGTTATGAATCAGTTTGGTTTAAATGCGGCGAATTATGTTACAAGCAAAATGCATGCGCAAGGCAAGGATCTGGATCTTATGTTGCAGATAGCGGAGGGCAGGAATAATTCAAGTCTTCTTGATATTGCTACTGGTGGCGGCCATGTGGCGAACAAGTTAGCACCTCTTTTCAATGATGTTACAGCGTTAGATTTAACACCAGAGATGTTGGAAAACGCTAAAAACTTTATACAGTCAAACGGCCATAATAACGTTTCATTTGTACAGGGAGATGCAGAAAATTTGCCCTTTCCTGAGAAAAACTTTGATACTGTAACCTGCAGGATTGCTCCACATCACTTCTCAAACATCGATAGATTTATCAGCGAATCCTTTCGGGTTCTGACAGATGATGGCTTGTTCGTATTAGTCGATAATGTTTCCCCGGAATTAAACAAATACGATCAATTTTACAATTATATTGAGAAAAAAAGGGACCCTAGCCATTATCGTGCTTATAAAAAAACAGAATGGATTTCATGGCTGGAGCAAAAAGGGTTTTCAATTGAGATGTTTACTACTTTTAAGAAAAGGTTTGTATTTAATGAGTGGTGCCGTACGATGAACCTTTCGGACAAAGACAAAGAAGAATTAAATAGCTTTATCGTTGCCTCTTCGAAGGACATTCTGGAATTTTTCTCAATAGAAATTGAAAAGGATCAGGTTCGCTCCTTTCAAGGACAAGCAATTTTATTAGCAGCGGTAAAATAG
- a CDS encoding HPr family phosphocarrier protein: MPLVEKKVIVQLQNGLQARGAAHFVQKASNFESNITIVLKQRKFIAAKSIMGVMASAIKKGEEVMLVADGSNEQKSEAALEAFLLNQE, from the coding sequence ATGCCCTTGGTGGAGAAAAAAGTAATTGTTCAGTTGCAAAACGGCCTTCAGGCAAGAGGTGCTGCCCACTTTGTACAGAAAGCATCTAATTTCGAAAGTAATATTACAATCGTTTTGAAGCAGAGGAAATTTATCGCTGCAAAAAGCATAATGGGGGTTATGGCCTCCGCTATTAAAAAGGGAGAAGAAGTTATGTTAGTTGCTGATGGGAGCAATGAACAAAAGAGTGAGGCAGCCTTAGAGGCTTTTCTTTTAAATCAAGAATAA